A section of the Oreochromis niloticus isolate F11D_XX linkage group LG9, O_niloticus_UMD_NMBU, whole genome shotgun sequence genome encodes:
- the phldb2b gene encoding pleckstrin homology-like domain family B member 1 isoform X3: MTEVASPASVMESEMMFQPESDQISPGEPKSPPLDLIDTGKGLKVQTATPHLVSLGSGRLSVAITVLPLKEGVTRIGTEDAPIPQDITIQGPGIEAEHCLIINEGGVVTLDPCGHLCSLDGVQVTVPTPLTQGYSLCLGKSYLFRFNHPEEASRMKSMLPQKSPVSALAYNTDYLKFSSDYSHAVVGGTSSARGMRSASELRDLMDTLQRKKIALENSLRANGNANPSYFSVTQSPPTTPVSSPATSSSAYQEQARRFYSSDRPSLSLKSAPPLSPGRRSDPSSSLASRSSVGRSQDNFGTSDSRRLHSQSSSPLLSTWNGGGSSTSVASSENYLLSLPPSSSSSRTPSSGGAASMPSSPRLGRRTYGNQGNQEPTPTSRTRKYSAGSLSGMTTGGHSRSLPRLCPSPSPRDNNNGVLTLSTLPPRRSDTAGDYKFSKEHYSNGQNADLDHKSSHSSQQAANRNKSQTTAQGEGVVSISLSSPRTSSCSTSHSISSTSTSTSTPPDVTIPSRAGGSSSPRVAKKLSLTSTSSIGSISSIASSPPEQERLSSNEASSGAEMSVVEQEKPGVGLELTVTAGLGLRERSSSFGKASLETGIGLGERRQSFGKAGVTPPGGFRERRGSISSLSGKEELTDYHQRQKEERLREQEVERLERQRLETILSLCSELGRAERDGGAAATSSTSAVADLQKINQELEKLQLNDEDDDTPSVFSDSSAVSGTVGNGHMTSPGSENGYYDDDLQVRRRRSSGHRDNRAESPAISLRSFAPTPSPRAHRTNEALEDAARHCGQHTIPSEEEVRRVEEERIQVLNNMEELEQKIKELDNQIEESAREVEVERALVEAEQESEVAALQHEKDALEALHNKMADLETQSQQEKEKDCEVLEAETKRFEDLEFQQLERESRQDEEKETHTQQLLREIADYQRSTVTRKERLLTLKKQAAQIMQQAQREKESFLKERSNLESMLQREKESLTVLERKYADLTGGRSFTLREDSASLADVCRSLLSSIFLKNAEGYVTVSEINELYSQLGQDPKPAPAPTLTKASPEPEATLSPDEDTPKPAEDEHFRLLEERKRSEKESGSHLSDTLPRKKTATAMNPQFMCATLGRSFPTKSHQPLVQSTSCGSILPRILSLSNKESESRRLHKGQPSSRAASQTNVYLDAFGYRENQAFDTMSVDSSDSIETSISACSPDNVSSASTSNVAKLEEMERLLREAQAEKNRLLEHKEREMEIRKQALEEERRRREDLEKRLQEETNRRQKLIDREVKLREKQRAQSRPLTRYLPVRKDDFDLRAHIESAGHSLDTCFHLSISEKTCRGYLVKMGGKIKTWKKRWFVFDRNRRTLSYYADKHEVKLKGVIYFQAIEEVYYDHLKNAHKSPNPSLTFSVKTHDRVYYMVAPSPEAMRIWMDVIVTGAEGYTQFMV, from the exons gGGTAACGCGCATAGGCACAGAAGATGCTCCAATTCCTCAGGATATTACCATTCAAGGGCCTGGCATCGAGGCAGAGCACTGTCTAATCATCAATGAAG GAGGGGTGGTGACCCTGGACCCCTGTGGCCACCTCTGCAGTCTTGATGGAGTCCAGGTCACTGTACCAACACCACTCACTCAGG GTTATTCTTTGTGTCTGGGAAAATCCTATTTGTTCCGGTTCAACCATCCTGAGGAAGCCAGCAGAATGAAGAGCATGCTTCCCCAAAAGAGTCCTGTATCGGCTTTAGCCTACAACACAG ACTACCTGAAGTTTAGCAGTGACTATAGCCATGCAGTTGTGGGCGGCACCAGTAGTGCTAGGGGCATGCGATCAGCATCTGAGCTTCGGGACTTGATGGACACCCTGCAGCGTAAGAAAATTGCCCTTGAAAACAGCCTGAGAGCCAACGGGAATGCCAACCCCTCCTACTTCAGTGTGACACAG tctcCCCCCACCACACCTGTCTCCAGTCCTGCCACATCTTCATCAGCCTATCAGGAACAGGCAAGGCGTTTCTATAGCTCCGATCGTCCTTCTTTGTCTTTAAAATCTGCTCCACCTCTTTCCCCTGGGCGACGTTCCgacccttcttcttctttggcctCGCGCTCTTCTGTTGGCCGCAGTCAGGACAATTTTGGCACCAGCGATAGCCGACGACTGCACAGTCAGAGCTCCTCTCCTTTACTCTCCACCTGGAATGGTGGGGGATCTTCCACTTCTGTTGCCAGTAGTGAGAACTAtctcctctctcttcctccatcTTCTTCCTCATCCCGCACTCCATCTTCTGGGGGCGCTGCCAGCATGCCCTCTAGCCCCCGTCTAGGACGCCGCACCTATGGGAACCAGGGGAACCAGGAGCCGACGCCCACTAGTCGAACCAGGAAATACTCAGCAGGCTCGCTGAGTGGGATGACAACAGGAGGACACAGCCGCTCACTGCCACGCCTCTGTCCCTCCCCGTCCCCCCGTGACAATAATAATGGAGTGCTAACTTTGTCAACGCTGCCTCCACGGAGGTCTGATACTGCTGGGGATTACAAATTTAGCAAAGAGCATTACAGCAACGGCCAAAACGCTGACCTCGACCACAAGTCTAGTCATTCCAGTCAGCAAGCCGCAAACAGGAATAAAAGCCAGACCACAGCTCAAGGTGAAGGTGTTGTGTCGATCTCCCTCTCTTCCCCTAGGAcctcctcctgctccacctCCCACTCCATCTCTTCCACATCCACATCCACATCCACTCCACCAGATGTAACAATCCCATCACGGGCAGGGGGCTCCTCTTCTCCTCGTGTTGCCAAAAAACTCAGCCTGACCTCCACCAGCTCAATAGGCTCCATCAGCTCTATAGCTTCGAGCCCTCCAGAACAAGAACGGCTAAGCAGCAATGAAGCCTCCTCAGGAGCAGAAATGTCTGTGGTGGAGCAAGAAAAACCAGGGGTGGGCCTTGAACTCACCGTTACAGCTGGACTAGGACTTAGAGAGAGGAGCTCTTCATTTGGGAAGGCCAGcctggaaactggaattggtcTGGGGGAGAGGAGGCAGTCATTTGGCAAAGCAGGGGTGACCCCGCCAGGGGGATTCAGGGAAAGAAGGGGGAGTATCAGCTCCCtaagtgggaaggaagaactgaCAGACTACCACCAACGCCAAAAAGAGGAGAGACTCCGTGAGcaggaggtggagagactg GAGCGACAGCGGCTCGAGACCATCTTGTCTCTTTGCTCTGAGCTGGGCCGAGCTGAAAGGGACGGAGGCGCCGCAGCCACCAGCTCCACTTCAGCTGTTGCAGACCTGCAGAAGATCAACCAGGAGCTTGAGAAGCTGCAGCTGAACGACGAAGATGATGACACGCCTTCTGTCTTTTCCGACTCTTCAGCTGTTAGTGGAACAGTCGGAAATGGGCACATGACCTCCCCTGGATCGGAGAACGGTTACTATGATGATGACCTGCAGGTACGACGGAGGCGTAGCAGCGGTCACCGAGACAACAGGGCCGAATCGCCTGCCATCAGTCTGCGAAGCTTTGCCCCCACACCTTCACCACGTGCACATAGGACAAATGAG GCTCTAGAGGATGCAGCTCGCCATTGTGGACAGCACACGATCCCTTCAGAAGAGGAAGTGAGGCGCGTGGAAGAGGAGAGAATCCAGGTCCTGAACAACATGGAGGAGCTTGAACAAAAGATCAAAGAGCTGGACAATCAAATTGAGGAATCTGCCCGAGAG gtcgAGGTTGAGCGAGCTCTAGTTGAAGCTGAGCAGGAGTCCGAGGTAGCAGCTCTTCAACACGAAAAAGATGCTTTAGAAGCGCTTCACAACAAGATGGCTGACCTAGAGACCCAATCccagcaggaaaaagaaaag GACTGCGAAGTGCTTGAAGCAGAGACAAAGCGTTTTGAGGACCTGGAGTTTCAGCAGCTCGAGAGAGAAAGCAGGCAGGACGAGGAGAAGGAGACCCACACCCAGCAGCTTCTCCGGGAGATCGCAGACTACCAACGCAGCACCGTCACCCGCAAG GAGCGTCTGTTAACTCTGAAGAAGCAGGCGGCGCAGATTATGCAGCAGGCTCAACGAGAGAAGGAGAGCTTCTTGAAGGAGAGGAGCAACCTTGAGTCCATGCTGCAGAGA GAGAAAGAAAGCCTGACTGTGCTGGAAAGAAAATACGCTGACCTCACCGGTGGACGGAGTTTCACCCTGAGAGAG GATTCAGCCTCTTTGGCTGATGTGTGTCGCTCCCTCctttcttctatttttctcaagAACGCAGAG GGCTATGTCACAGTCAGTGAAATCAATGAGCTTTACTCACAGCTTGGGCAAGACCCTAAACCTGCTCCTGCCCCCACTCTGACCAAAGCCTCTCCTGAGCCCGAGGCAACCCTTTCCCCTGATGAGGACACCCCCAAACCTGCGGAGGATGAG CATTTCCGTCTgctggaggagaggaagaggtcTGAGAAAGAAAGTGGCTCACATCTAAGTGATACTTTACCTAGGAAGAAAACCGCGACCGCCATGAACCCCCAGTTTATGTGCGCAACACTCGGGCGCAGCTTCCCCACAAAG TCCCATCAGCCTCTGGTACAGAGTACAAGCTGTGGCAGTATTCTTCCAAGAATCCTCAGTTTATCCAATAAGGAAAGTGAATCTCGACGTCTGCATAaag GTCAGCCGAGCTCCCGAGCTGCTTCTCAGACCAACGTCTACCTCGATGCCTTTGGGTACCGTGAAAACCAGGCCTTTGACACAATGAGTGTGGATAGTAGTGACTCTATTGAAACCAGCATCTCTGCTTGCTCACCTGACAACGTCTCCAG TGCCAGTACGTCAAATGTAGCCAAGCTGGAGGAGATGGAGCGCCTGCTGAGAGAGGCACAGGCCGAGAAGAACCGCCTCCTCGAACACAAG GAGCGGGAAATGGAAATTCGAAAGCAGGCCTtggaagaggagaggaggagacgGGAGGATCTGGAGAAAAGGTTACAAGAGGAGACCAACAGACGCCAGAAACTGATCGACCGCGAGGTGAAGCTTCGAGAAAAGCAGAGGGCGCAG TCCCGGCCTCTTACTCGGTATCTGCCTGTGAGGAAGGACGATTTTGACTTGCGGGCTCACATTGAGTCGGCGGGCCACAGCCTAGACACGTGCTTCCACCTGTCCATCTCAGAAAAGACCTGCCGAGGCTACTTGGTCAAGATGGGAGGCAAAATCAAAACGTGGAAGAAACGCTGGTTCGTCTTTGACCGCAACAGACGCACACTATCCTACTACGCAG ACAAGCACGAAGTCAAGTTGAAAGGAGTCATTTACTTCCAAGCTATTGAAGAAGTATACTACGATCACTTGAAGAATGCACACAAG AGCCCAAACCCCTCCCTGACCTTCAGTGTGAAGACTCACGATAGGGTCTACTACATGGTTGCTCCTTCTCCCGAAGCCATGAGGATCTGGATGGATGTGATCGTCACAGGCGCTGAGGGATACACTCAGTTCATGGTGTAG
- the phldb2b gene encoding pleckstrin homology-like domain family B member 2 isoform X6 — protein sequence MTEVASPASVMESEMMFQPESDQISPGEPKSPPLDLIDTGKGLKVQTATPHLVSLGSGRLSVAITVLPLKEGVTRIGTEDAPIPQDITIQGPGIEAEHCLIINEGGVVTLDPCGHLCSLDGVQVTVPTPLTQGYSLCLGKSYLFRFNHPEEASRMKSMLPQKSPVSALAYNTDYLKFSSDYSHAVVGGTSSARGMRSASELRDLMDTLQRKKIALENSLRANGNANPSYFSVTQSPPTTPVSSPATSSSAYQEQARRFYSSDRPSLSLKSAPPLSPGRRSDPSSSLASRSSVGRSQDNFGTSDSRRLHSQSSSPLLSTWNGGGSSTSVASSENYLLSLPPSSSSSRTPSSGGAASMPSSPRLGRRTYGNQGNQEPTPTSRTRKYSAGSLSGMTTGGHSRSLPRLCPSPSPRDNNNGVLTLSTLPPRRSDTAGDYKFSKEHYSNGQNADLDHKSSHSSQQAANRNKSQTTAQGEGVVSISLSSPRTSSCSTSHSISSTSTSTSTPPDVTIPSRAGGSSSPRVAKKLSLTSTSSIGSISSIASSPPEQERLSSNEASSGAEMSVVEQEKPGVGLELTVTAGLGLRERSSSFGKASLETGIGLGERRQSFGKAGVTPPGGFRERRGSISSLSGKEELTDYHQRQKEERLREQEVERLERQRLETILSLCSELGRAERDGGAAATSSTSAVADLQKINQELEKLQLNDEDDDTPSVFSDSSAVSGTVGNGHMTSPGSENGYYDDDLQVRRRRSSGHRDNRAESPAISLRSFAPTPSPRAHRTNEALEDAARHCGQHTIPSEEEVRRVEEERIQVLNNMEELEQKIKELDNQIEESAREVEVERALVEAEQESEVAALQHEKDALEALHNKMADLETQSQQEKEKACKLLQAEKGRVERLAQIVCEQRSQLDSCPEATKEPLQEQLARDCEVLEAETKRFEDLEFQQLERESRQDEEKETHTQQLLREIADYQRSTVTRKERLLTLKKQAAQIMQQAQREKESFLKERSNLESMLQREKESLTVLERKYADLTGGRSFTLREDSASLADVCRSLLSSIFLKNAEGYVTVSEINELYSQLGQDPKPAPAPTLTKASPEPEATLSPDEDTPKPAEDELCRSSSPADCHSSSSSPSSSSRLNPRPLPKTPSVHWPENMVTYRDPSPLPDSPHLPFLSKSAISNTGR from the exons gGGTAACGCGCATAGGCACAGAAGATGCTCCAATTCCTCAGGATATTACCATTCAAGGGCCTGGCATCGAGGCAGAGCACTGTCTAATCATCAATGAAG GAGGGGTGGTGACCCTGGACCCCTGTGGCCACCTCTGCAGTCTTGATGGAGTCCAGGTCACTGTACCAACACCACTCACTCAGG GTTATTCTTTGTGTCTGGGAAAATCCTATTTGTTCCGGTTCAACCATCCTGAGGAAGCCAGCAGAATGAAGAGCATGCTTCCCCAAAAGAGTCCTGTATCGGCTTTAGCCTACAACACAG ACTACCTGAAGTTTAGCAGTGACTATAGCCATGCAGTTGTGGGCGGCACCAGTAGTGCTAGGGGCATGCGATCAGCATCTGAGCTTCGGGACTTGATGGACACCCTGCAGCGTAAGAAAATTGCCCTTGAAAACAGCCTGAGAGCCAACGGGAATGCCAACCCCTCCTACTTCAGTGTGACACAG tctcCCCCCACCACACCTGTCTCCAGTCCTGCCACATCTTCATCAGCCTATCAGGAACAGGCAAGGCGTTTCTATAGCTCCGATCGTCCTTCTTTGTCTTTAAAATCTGCTCCACCTCTTTCCCCTGGGCGACGTTCCgacccttcttcttctttggcctCGCGCTCTTCTGTTGGCCGCAGTCAGGACAATTTTGGCACCAGCGATAGCCGACGACTGCACAGTCAGAGCTCCTCTCCTTTACTCTCCACCTGGAATGGTGGGGGATCTTCCACTTCTGTTGCCAGTAGTGAGAACTAtctcctctctcttcctccatcTTCTTCCTCATCCCGCACTCCATCTTCTGGGGGCGCTGCCAGCATGCCCTCTAGCCCCCGTCTAGGACGCCGCACCTATGGGAACCAGGGGAACCAGGAGCCGACGCCCACTAGTCGAACCAGGAAATACTCAGCAGGCTCGCTGAGTGGGATGACAACAGGAGGACACAGCCGCTCACTGCCACGCCTCTGTCCCTCCCCGTCCCCCCGTGACAATAATAATGGAGTGCTAACTTTGTCAACGCTGCCTCCACGGAGGTCTGATACTGCTGGGGATTACAAATTTAGCAAAGAGCATTACAGCAACGGCCAAAACGCTGACCTCGACCACAAGTCTAGTCATTCCAGTCAGCAAGCCGCAAACAGGAATAAAAGCCAGACCACAGCTCAAGGTGAAGGTGTTGTGTCGATCTCCCTCTCTTCCCCTAGGAcctcctcctgctccacctCCCACTCCATCTCTTCCACATCCACATCCACATCCACTCCACCAGATGTAACAATCCCATCACGGGCAGGGGGCTCCTCTTCTCCTCGTGTTGCCAAAAAACTCAGCCTGACCTCCACCAGCTCAATAGGCTCCATCAGCTCTATAGCTTCGAGCCCTCCAGAACAAGAACGGCTAAGCAGCAATGAAGCCTCCTCAGGAGCAGAAATGTCTGTGGTGGAGCAAGAAAAACCAGGGGTGGGCCTTGAACTCACCGTTACAGCTGGACTAGGACTTAGAGAGAGGAGCTCTTCATTTGGGAAGGCCAGcctggaaactggaattggtcTGGGGGAGAGGAGGCAGTCATTTGGCAAAGCAGGGGTGACCCCGCCAGGGGGATTCAGGGAAAGAAGGGGGAGTATCAGCTCCCtaagtgggaaggaagaactgaCAGACTACCACCAACGCCAAAAAGAGGAGAGACTCCGTGAGcaggaggtggagagactg GAGCGACAGCGGCTCGAGACCATCTTGTCTCTTTGCTCTGAGCTGGGCCGAGCTGAAAGGGACGGAGGCGCCGCAGCCACCAGCTCCACTTCAGCTGTTGCAGACCTGCAGAAGATCAACCAGGAGCTTGAGAAGCTGCAGCTGAACGACGAAGATGATGACACGCCTTCTGTCTTTTCCGACTCTTCAGCTGTTAGTGGAACAGTCGGAAATGGGCACATGACCTCCCCTGGATCGGAGAACGGTTACTATGATGATGACCTGCAGGTACGACGGAGGCGTAGCAGCGGTCACCGAGACAACAGGGCCGAATCGCCTGCCATCAGTCTGCGAAGCTTTGCCCCCACACCTTCACCACGTGCACATAGGACAAATGAG GCTCTAGAGGATGCAGCTCGCCATTGTGGACAGCACACGATCCCTTCAGAAGAGGAAGTGAGGCGCGTGGAAGAGGAGAGAATCCAGGTCCTGAACAACATGGAGGAGCTTGAACAAAAGATCAAAGAGCTGGACAATCAAATTGAGGAATCTGCCCGAGAG gtcgAGGTTGAGCGAGCTCTAGTTGAAGCTGAGCAGGAGTCCGAGGTAGCAGCTCTTCAACACGAAAAAGATGCTTTAGAAGCGCTTCACAACAAGATGGCTGACCTAGAGACCCAATCccagcaggaaaaagaaaag GCGTGCAAGCTGCTGCAGGCAGAAAAGGGCAGAGTAGAAAGGTTGGCTCAGATTGTGTGTGAGCAGCGCTCCCAGCTGGACAGCTGTCCTGAGGCCACCAAGGAGCCCCTGCAGGAGCAGCTAGCCAGG GACTGCGAAGTGCTTGAAGCAGAGACAAAGCGTTTTGAGGACCTGGAGTTTCAGCAGCTCGAGAGAGAAAGCAGGCAGGACGAGGAGAAGGAGACCCACACCCAGCAGCTTCTCCGGGAGATCGCAGACTACCAACGCAGCACCGTCACCCGCAAG GAGCGTCTGTTAACTCTGAAGAAGCAGGCGGCGCAGATTATGCAGCAGGCTCAACGAGAGAAGGAGAGCTTCTTGAAGGAGAGGAGCAACCTTGAGTCCATGCTGCAGAGA GAGAAAGAAAGCCTGACTGTGCTGGAAAGAAAATACGCTGACCTCACCGGTGGACGGAGTTTCACCCTGAGAGAG GATTCAGCCTCTTTGGCTGATGTGTGTCGCTCCCTCctttcttctatttttctcaagAACGCAGAG GGCTATGTCACAGTCAGTGAAATCAATGAGCTTTACTCACAGCTTGGGCAAGACCCTAAACCTGCTCCTGCCCCCACTCTGACCAAAGCCTCTCCTGAGCCCGAGGCAACCCTTTCCCCTGATGAGGACACCCCCAAACCTGCGGAGGATGAG CTCTGTCGTTCTTCCTCACCTGCCGACTGtcactcctcttcctcctctccttcttcttcctcccGTCTAAATCCCCGCCCCCTCCCAAAAACACCCTCTGTGCACTGGCCAGAGAACATGGTGACATATCGAGACCCTTCCCCTCTCCCAGACTCCCCCCACCTCCCCTTCCTGTCAAAAAGCGCCATCAGCAACACAGGCAGgtaa